In the Haloarcula salinisoli genome, CTCGCGCACTCCGCGCGGTCGCCCTCTCGCTGTTGCTCGTCGTCTCGGCCGCCGCCTTCGGGACGGCGGCGGTCGGTTCGGCCGCCGCTGCCGACGCCCGGGTCACGCTGACCGACACCACGGTCACGCCGGCGACGCCGACCGCCGGCGCGCCCATCACCGCCGAGACGACGCTCCGGCTCTCGGCCGGGAGCGACACGTCGATGACTGTCGACGAAGTCAGGGTCGTCGACCCGAGTGACGGTGACGCGGTGCTGGGGACGGCCACCGACCTCGGCCGTCTCTCACCCGGTGAGACGCTCGACGTTCCCGTCACGTTCACCGTCAACGAGTCCGGGTCACGGGACCTCCAGCTGGTCGCCGTCGGGACCGACAGCGACGGGGACCGAACCGAGGCGACCCGGCCCCTGACCGTCGGCGTCGAGCCCGGGGCCCCACAGGTCGAAGTCGAGACCGACCAGGTCGTCGCCGGCGCGGAGTCGACCGTGCAGGCGACCGTCTCGAACCCGACCACGGCACCGCTTCGCGGGGTCGAGGTGACCGTGGCCGGCGGTGAGAGTCGACAAACGGTACCGACGCTCGCTGCGGGGGCGTCCGAGACCGTGAACCTCACCGCCGTCGTCCCTGACACCGGTGACGGGACGGTCGAGGTTCGGACGCGGTACATCACGCCCAACGGGGTCGAACGGGAGTCGGTCACCTCGGCCCCGGTGACAGTCGAGTCGCTCAGCACCGACGTGGGTATCCGCGTCCAGCGACCACAGAACGACGACACCCAGCAGGCCGCCGGGGACCTCACGGGGCTGCTGGGCGGGGGCGGTTCGAGTGCGCTCCAGTCCCAGTCCGAGTCGGAGGACGGGTCGAGCGGTGACCGCGTCGACGTGACGGTGACGAACTTCGGCAACACACCCGTCGACGAGGTCGTGCTCACCGCCGAGGATAGCGACGGGGCCCGGCTGAGTTCCGTCGGTCGGTTCGCGCTCGCGGACACGCTCTCCCCCGGCGATGAGACGACGGTCACTGTCGACCTCTCTCGCGTCCAGTCGACCGACGGCGTCCGCTTCGTCGCGAGCTACGAGTCGCCCGAGGGTCGGTCGGAGACCGCCCTGCGCTACGGCTACCGCGCCCAGCGCGGCAAGGCGAGGCTCACCGGCCTCGACGTGAGCGTCACCGAGGGCGGCCGCGTCACCGTCGACGGGAACCTCGCCAACGTCGGTGACGGCGAGGTGACCAGTGCCGTCGTCGCCGTCCAGCCCGCCGAGGGCCTCCAGCCGGCCTATCCACAGCGGGACTACTTCGTCGGCACCGTCGACGCCAGTTCCTTCGCTCCCTTCGAGTTGACCGCCCAGGCCGACGTGGAAAACGCGACCCAGGTACCTATCCAGGTGACCTACGCCGTCGACGGAGAGCAGGTCACCCGGAACGCGACCGTCCCGTTGCCACCGGCCCAGAGCGGCCCGGGCGGTGGCCCGGTCTCGCCCGGGATGGCACTCGCGATACTCCTCGGGCTGGCCGCTGCTGCCGGCGCAACCGTCTACGTCACCCGCTACCGATGAGCTTCGAACCGCTCCAGCGAACGGCCCCGCCGCTCGCGCTGGTCGACGTGACCAAACGCTACGAGAGCGGTGGCGGTGGGGCGGTCACCGCGCTGTCTCACGTCGATTTCGCCGTCGCGAGCGGCGAGGTCGTCGCCGTCGTCGGCCCCAGCGGGAGCGGCAAGTCCACGATGCTGAATTTGCTGGGCCTGCTGGACGAACCGACCGAGGGTAGCGTCGAGCTGCGGGGCGAAACGACCGCGGGACTCTCCGAGGCCGAACGGACCGACGCCCGGCGGGAGTCCCTGGGCTTTGTCTTCCAGGACTTTCACCTCCTGCCGACGCTGTCGGCCGTCGAGAACGTCCGGCTCCCGACGGCCTTCCTCCCCGGTGACGCCACCGAGCGGGCCCGGGAGCTGCTCGAACTCGTCGGCCTGGGCGACCGGCTCGACCACACGCCCGACGAGCTCTCGGGCGGCCAGAAACAGCGCGTCGCCATCGCGCGGGCGCTGGTCAACGAGCCCGACGTGTTGCTGGCCGACGAGCCGACGGGCAATCTCGACCGGGACACCGGCACCGCTATCTTAGAGGAGATTCGCCGCATCACCGACGAGGCCGGCGTCGGCGTCGTCGCCGTCACCCACGACGACCTCGTCACCGACTACGCCGATCGGACCGTAGAACTCGTCGACGGGGTGTTGCGCGATGTCTGACCGGCGGTTCCCCGCGCTCTCGCTCGCGACCCGGAACCTCTCGCGCCAGCGGCTCCGGGCGGCCCTGGCGGCGCTTGGCATCGTCATCGGCGTCTTCGCCGTCGTGACGCTTGGCCTGCTGGGCAACGCCCTCTCGGTGGCCGCACAGGAGGAACTGGGCGGGCTGGGCGACCAGGTCATCGTCAGCCCGGCCGAGGAGAGCGGGCGCGAGACGCTGGATAGCCGCGACGTGGCGGCGGTCCGGCGGGCCGCCGACGGCCGGGGCACCGTCGTCCCGCTGCAGTCGACCGGCGGGACGGTCCGGGGGACCGGGGGGCAGTCGTTCGCCCAGATATACGGCACCGAGAACCCACAGGCTCTCTTTGGCAACGGCAGCGGCGCCGTCCCCTCGTCCCACCGCCAGGGCGCGCTCGTCGGGTCGGGCCTCGCCGACGACCTGAACCTCCGACCGGGCAGTACTATCACCGTCGAGCAAAACGAGTACCGCGTCGTCGGCGTCCTCCCCCCGGTCGAGGGCATCTCGCCGCTCCAGCCCGACTCCGCGGTCGTGCTCCCGCCCAGTGAGTTCGCCAGCGACGGCGTCTCGCAGGTGGTCGTCCGCGCGAACTCCCCCGAAGACGCTCGCGCGGTCGCGGGTGGGGTCCGCGACCAGCTCAACAGCCGCCAGCAGCGGGTCAGCGTCTTCTCGCTGACGAGCGTGCTCGACCGCATCTCGGAATTTTTCAACCTGCTGAACGGCTTCTTGCTGGCTATCGCCGGTATCTCGCTGGTCGTCGCCGGCGTCAGCATCTTCAACGTGATGCTGATGACCGTCGCCGAGCGCCGCGGTGAGATTGGGGTGCTTCGCGCCGTCGGCATCCACCGCAAGCAGGTCCTCAGGACGCTGCTCGTCGAGGCGACGCTGCTGGGAGTGGTCGGCGGGGCCGTGGGCGCCTTGCTGGGGACCGCGACCGTCGTCGTGGTGGCGACACAGACCGAACTGCCGCTGTGGGCCGTCCTCCAGCCCGGCAACGTCTTCGTTCCCCTCGGTGCCTTCGCATTCGGCGTCCTCATCGCACTCGTCGGGGGGCTGTATCCCGCCTATCGCGCCGCCTGGGAGCCGCCCGTCGAAGCGCTTCGGGGGTGAGTGTCAGACTTCGCTGTCATGGCTGTTGGGCCGTGCTGAAACCCGTGCCGAGAAACAGTGAGTAGCAGAGGAGAGATTTTGGGCCCTCTGGACGCTTACCCTTGCGTAATGTCGATCGAGTAGTCCGACTGGAGTGCTATCTTCCCGAGTTCGTAGAGTCCCACGACAGCGAGTAGCACCCCTCCAAGCGAAGGAAATACGCCATTCGGAACCAGTACCGCGTACAGTCCAAAGAACAGAGCAATCAGTCCGAATATCGTGCCGACAATCCGCCCCCTCGTTCCGTGGAGTGTTTTCCACGTTATACCCATATCGACAGCTGTGTTTTGTCACACCTATCATCCTGTCGAACGAAAGGTTAGTGAGCAGTATCGCCGACCCCAGCAGTCCGTCGGCTGCGAGAATCCCTCGGGCAGTCGGCGCGGAGCGCCGACGACGCCGAGTCGTCGGGGGTTTCTGATTGGTCTGCCCCAACGCTGTGGCTGTCTGTGCGGACGAACGACAGCTACCAGCAAACCGCCGTCCTAGAGGTCTTTCGCGACTCGAAGTTCCGTGTCGGTAACCGTCTCGACGGACTCGGCGGGGACCTCGATGTCGTCGTCGTCGGCGTCACCGAAGCCAAAGCCCTGGATGATGGCCTCGCCGATGTCCGGGTCGGGTTCGACGTAGGCGACCTGTGCGTCGGTGTCCACTTCGGTGACGATGCCGATCTGCTCGGCTTCGATGTCCATGAGGTACTTCCCCTCGTCTTCGGTGGATAGGACTGACATACAATCTCCTCTCTCGGCGGCGAAATAAATATCTGGGTAATCTTCACCGGGCTACACGTCAGCGAGCGTCTCGGCCACGTCGTTCCAGTGGCTCCCTTTCCAGAAGTGTTGCCCGCAGTCTCGGCAGCGCCAGATGTCCGTCTCTGCGGGGTCGGGCGCGTATTCGGGCGTCGGCTCGGTGCGGTCGACGCGTTCGACGGGCGCGTTGCAGGTGCCACAGTGGGCGGGTTCGGGCGACAGCTCCAGGTCGAACCCGGCCGCGGCCAGCTCCCGCAGCTGGTCGGGTACGTCCCGTCTCGTGAGCAGGACGGCGTCGTCGACTTGCCGGGCCAGTCCCTCGTCGCGGGTCACCAGCCGCCGGCCCTCGGTCTCGGCCAGCGCGAGCAGGGCCTCGTCGGCCTCGGCGTCGCGGTCCAGCGCGTAAGCGGTGTCGTAGCCACACATCCGCAGGTACGTCGCCAGCTTCCCCAGCATCGCGTCCAGCACGAGGGGCTCCCCTTTAGCCATCGAGGAACTCCCGCAGTTCGTCAGCCGAGCGGGTGTTGAGCACGTCTCCGGCCTCGGCCCACCCGCGCCGGGCCGTGTGGACGCCGTAGGTTATCTGCTCGAAGCTCCCCGGGCTGTGGGCGTCGGTGTCGATAGCGATGGTCGCGCCGGCGTCGACGGCCGCCTTGACCGCGTAGCCGTCCAGGTCCAGCCGGGCGGGGCTGGCGTTGACCTCCAGAGCGGTGCCGGCGTCGGCGGCCGCCGTCGCAAGTCGGTCGATATCGACGTCCAGCCCGCTGCGGCGGTTGAGGTAGCGACCCGTCGGATGGCCGATGATGTCGACCTCGGGGTGTTCGGCCGCCGCGACCAGCCGGTCCGTGCCGTCGCCGTCCAGCGCGGCGTGGGGCGAGGCGACCACCAGGTCCAGCTCGGCCAGCACGTCGTCGGCCACCGAAATCTCGCCGTCCGCGGCGATGTTGGCCTCGACGCCGCTGAAGACGTCGATGTCGGCTTCGCTCGCGACCGACTCCACTTCGGCTACTTGCTCGCGCAGGGTCTCGTCGTCGATGCCGACGCCGCCGACCATTCCCGGGCCGGTGGCGTGGTCCGTAATCGCGATGTAGTCGTGGCCGAACACGGCGGCGCCCTCGACCATCTCCGCGACGGTGTTGCCCCCGTCGGACCACTCGCTGTGGGTGTGGAGGTCGCCGCGAACGTCGGCCTCGACCAGCAGGTCCGGCAGGTCGCCGTCGGCGGCCGCCGCCACTTCGCCGCGGTTCTCGCGCATCTCGGGGGGTACCCACGCCATGTCCAGCGCCTCGTAGACGCCCTCCTCTGTCTCGCCCGCGACGCGCTCGCCGGCCCGCTGGTGGTCCTCTTCGTCGCCGACCTCGGACACATCGAAGACGCCGTACTCGTTGACCTTCAGGTCCCGTTCGATGGCGCGGTTCCGGACCGCGACGTTGTGGTCCTTGCTGCCGGTGAAATACTGCAGCGCCGCGCCGAACTCCTCGGGCACCACGACCCGCAAATCGACCCGGAGGCCGCCGGCCCGGACCGAGGCCTTGGTCTCGCCGGCCTCGATGACGCCCTCGACTTCTGGCCAGTCGGTGAAGGCGTCGACGACGCGCTCCCCCTCGGCACTCCCGACCAGCACGTCCACGTCGCCGATGGTGGGTCGCCAGCGCCGCAGCGACCCGCCCAGCGCACAGCGCTCGACGGCGTCGATATCGGCGACGTACTGCCTGGCCTGCTCGCCGTAGGGGTGGGCCGTCCCGAGCAGCGTGCGAGCGTGGGCTTCGCGGGCGAACTCGATGTTGTCGAGGATGTTCTGTTCGGTCTTCGCGCCGAAGCCCTTGATATCCTGTATCTCCCCCGCTTCGGCGGCGGCTTCGAGTTCGTCGAGCGTCGTGATACCGAGTTCCTCGTACAGCGAGCCGACGGTCTTGGGCCCGACGCCCTCGACGGCGGTCAGCGCGGCCATGTCGACGGGGAGTTCCTCGCGGAGTTCGCCCAGTTCCTCGATTTCCCCCGTCTCGAAGTACTCGACGACCTTCGAGGAGATGGCGTCGCCGACCCCATCTATCTCGCCGACGGCCTCGGCCCCTTCGGCGGCCAGTCCCTCGATGTCGCCGGGGTGGTCGCGGATGTTCTCCGCGGCCCGGCGGTAGGCCCGTGGCTTGTACTCTACCCCCTTTGCGTCCAGCAGGTCGGCGAACTCCTCGAGCAGCGTGGCGATTTCGTCGTTTCGGCTCATCGCCGCCCCCTGCTGGCCCGGCCGGTCCCCGAATCGGCGTCCTCGTGGCCCAGCGCCTTCCGCAGGAAGGACATCCAGCGTTTCTTGTCGGCCGTCTCCTGTGCCTTCGCCTCGTCCTCGAGATTCGCCGGCCCGAGCTGTTCGAGGGCGTTCAGCGCCCGGTCGATACCGATGATGGCCTCGACGAGTTCCTCGCCCTCGGCGTAGCTCAGCTCACCGTCTTCCAGTCGTTGCTTGCGCTGGAGTCGCTCCCGGCGGAGGTTCTTCTTCGCCTCGGTGACTCGCTCGCGCTCGCCGCGTGGCACCGTCTCCCTGCGCTTGATTTCGAAGACGAACGACTGCAGGTCGATGCGCTCGCCCTGGACGGTGATCTCGTCGGGGATTGTCACACCGACGGTCGCACCCTCCCGTTCGATGCGCTCTAGCAGTTGTTTGCGCTCGAACTCTTGCACTACCCTACTGTTCGACCTCGGGGTCCTTACCCGCTTCGCTCGGGTCCCCGCTCTTGCCCGCCTCGGCACTGTCCTCGGGGTCTCGGTCGTGGCTCTCGAATCCGCTGCGCTCCATCCGCCCCCACGAGTCCACGCCGGCGAGGTACTCGAACAGCCCTCGCCACGCGATGTAGGCTTTCCACTGGCGGAACCCGATATTCTCGACCGTTCCGTACCAAAGCAGCAGGACCGTCTGCCAGACGGAGCCGTACCGCCGATACGTCGACACCTCGCTGTAGATACTGAACCAGGAGAGGCCCACTCCGAAGACGCTCGTGAGCAGGAAGAAGATGGCGAACACGTAGGGCTCGGTGAGGCCCAGCAACACCAGCGGCACCAACAACAGATAGCCCAGTCCCTCCATGAGCCGGCCGATAGTTTCGACGAACAGGAAAAACGGGAGGGCGTACAGCCCGACGCGGCCGTATTTGGGCCGACCGATCATATCGCGGTGCATGACGAGGGTCTCGACCATCCCTCGATACCAGCGCCGGCGCTGGCGACCCAGCACCGAGAGTGTCTCCGGGACTTGCGTCCAGGCCACCGGCTCCGGGACGAACTCCACCGCGTACTCCTGTCCGGTCTCGACCAGATGTCTGTGTATCCGCACGACGAACTCGAAGTCCTCCGTCACTGTCCCCTCCCGGTAGCCCCCGATTTCGCGGGCCAGGTCCGTCTTG is a window encoding:
- a CDS encoding CARDB domain-containing protein — encoded protein: MRSLPASPRALRAVALSLLLVVSAAAFGTAAVGSAAAADARVTLTDTTVTPATPTAGAPITAETTLRLSAGSDTSMTVDEVRVVDPSDGDAVLGTATDLGRLSPGETLDVPVTFTVNESGSRDLQLVAVGTDSDGDRTEATRPLTVGVEPGAPQVEVETDQVVAGAESTVQATVSNPTTAPLRGVEVTVAGGESRQTVPTLAAGASETVNLTAVVPDTGDGTVEVRTRYITPNGVERESVTSAPVTVESLSTDVGIRVQRPQNDDTQQAAGDLTGLLGGGGSSALQSQSESEDGSSGDRVDVTVTNFGNTPVDEVVLTAEDSDGARLSSVGRFALADTLSPGDETTVTVDLSRVQSTDGVRFVASYESPEGRSETALRYGYRAQRGKARLTGLDVSVTEGGRVTVDGNLANVGDGEVTSAVVAVQPAEGLQPAYPQRDYFVGTVDASSFAPFELTAQADVENATQVPIQVTYAVDGEQVTRNATVPLPPAQSGPGGGPVSPGMALAILLGLAAAAGATVYVTRYR
- a CDS encoding ABC transporter ATP-binding protein, which translates into the protein MSFEPLQRTAPPLALVDVTKRYESGGGGAVTALSHVDFAVASGEVVAVVGPSGSGKSTMLNLLGLLDEPTEGSVELRGETTAGLSEAERTDARRESLGFVFQDFHLLPTLSAVENVRLPTAFLPGDATERARELLELVGLGDRLDHTPDELSGGQKQRVAIARALVNEPDVLLADEPTGNLDRDTGTAILEEIRRITDEAGVGVVAVTHDDLVTDYADRTVELVDGVLRDV
- a CDS encoding ABC transporter permease, whose amino-acid sequence is MSDRRFPALSLATRNLSRQRLRAALAALGIVIGVFAVVTLGLLGNALSVAAQEELGGLGDQVIVSPAEESGRETLDSRDVAAVRRAADGRGTVVPLQSTGGTVRGTGGQSFAQIYGTENPQALFGNGSGAVPSSHRQGALVGSGLADDLNLRPGSTITVEQNEYRVVGVLPPVEGISPLQPDSAVVLPPSEFASDGVSQVVVRANSPEDARAVAGGVRDQLNSRQQRVSVFSLTSVLDRISEFFNLLNGFLLAIAGISLVVAGVSIFNVMLMTVAERRGEIGVLRAVGIHRKQVLRTLLVEATLLGVVGGAVGALLGTATVVVVATQTELPLWAVLQPGNVFVPLGAFAFGVLIALVGGLYPAYRAAWEPPVEALRG
- a CDS encoding Mut7-C RNAse domain-containing protein, with protein sequence MAKGEPLVLDAMLGKLATYLRMCGYDTAYALDRDAEADEALLALAETEGRRLVTRDEGLARQVDDAVLLTRRDVPDQLRELAAAGFDLELSPEPAHCGTCNAPVERVDRTEPTPEYAPDPAETDIWRCRDCGQHFWKGSHWNDVAETLADV
- the polX gene encoding DNA polymerase/3'-5' exonuclease PolX is translated as MSRNDEIATLLEEFADLLDAKGVEYKPRAYRRAAENIRDHPGDIEGLAAEGAEAVGEIDGVGDAISSKVVEYFETGEIEELGELREELPVDMAALTAVEGVGPKTVGSLYEELGITTLDELEAAAEAGEIQDIKGFGAKTEQNILDNIEFAREAHARTLLGTAHPYGEQARQYVADIDAVERCALGGSLRRWRPTIGDVDVLVGSAEGERVVDAFTDWPEVEGVIEAGETKASVRAGGLRVDLRVVVPEEFGAALQYFTGSKDHNVAVRNRAIERDLKVNEYGVFDVSEVGDEEDHQRAGERVAGETEEGVYEALDMAWVPPEMRENRGEVAAAADGDLPDLLVEADVRGDLHTHSEWSDGGNTVAEMVEGAAVFGHDYIAITDHATGPGMVGGVGIDDETLREQVAEVESVASEADIDVFSGVEANIAADGEISVADDVLAELDLVVASPHAALDGDGTDRLVAAAEHPEVDIIGHPTGRYLNRRSGLDVDIDRLATAAADAGTALEVNASPARLDLDGYAVKAAVDAGATIAIDTDAHSPGSFEQITYGVHTARRGWAEAGDVLNTRSADELREFLDG
- a CDS encoding DUF5788 family protein, yielding MQEFERKQLLERIEREGATVGVTIPDEITVQGERIDLQSFVFEIKRRETVPRGERERVTEAKKNLRRERLQRKQRLEDGELSYAEGEELVEAIIGIDRALNALEQLGPANLEDEAKAQETADKKRWMSFLRKALGHEDADSGTGRASRGRR